Proteins encoded in a region of the Alosa sapidissima isolate fAloSap1 chromosome 19, fAloSap1.pri, whole genome shotgun sequence genome:
- the foxi2 gene encoding forkhead box protein I2, translating into MNSIDAQLQHAASPTVSPLQPLSKSAHDAPEMAVYCDNFSVYHQQSLPGGQRPSASYGLGEYTASPNPYLWLNGPGVNSSPSYLHHGNNPSSFMPPSYGAQRQFLSNSPGFAGPDLGWLSIASQEELLKLVRPPYSYSALIAMAIQNAHEKKLTLSQIYQYVADNFPFYKKSKAGWQNSIRHNLSLNDCFKKVPRDEDDPGKGNYWTLDPNCEKMFDNGNFRRKRKRRSDTSAGATGNSKGEDGRPLPGIKSSESPNLVGPSSPDMEPVNEPHKSSSPPSLGAAPCFNNFFNSMSSLATMPPGRQGSLGLVNEISSRHITALSPYHASAAPETGTSTEHSDNAHVNRGVYYNSFPSTGGGGGQSTQFNGHFYNSFSVNSLIYPRDGTEL; encoded by the exons ATGAACTCGATTGACGCGCAGCTCCAACACGCCGCCTCTCCTACCGTCAGTCCGCTCCAACCGCTGTCCAAAAGTGCGCACGACGCCCCCGAAATGGCTGTGTACTGCGATAACTTCAGCGTCTACCACCAACAAAGTTTACCTGGCGGGCAGCGACCGTCTGCTAGCTACGGACTAGGAGAATACACGGCGTCGCCTAACCCTTACCTGTGGCTCAACGGCCCCGGCGTCAACTCCTCACCATCCTACCTGCATCACGGAAACAACCCATCGTCTTTCATGCCCCCTTCGTACGGTGCCCAACGGCAGTTCCTGTCCAACTCTCCCGGTTTCGCTGGCCCGGACCTCGGATGGCTTTCCATTGCCAGTCAGGAGGAGTTACTGAAGCTCGTGCGCCCGCCATACTCCTACTCTGCGCTAATTGCCATGGCGATTCAGAACGCTCATGAAAAGAAGCTCACGCTCAGTCAGATATATCAATATGTGGCGGATAACTTCCCTTTCTACAAGAAGAGCAAAGCCGGCTGGCAAAACTCCATCCGGCACAACCTGTCCCTAAATGACTGCTTTAAGAAGGTGCCGAGAGACGAGGACGATCCTG GTAAAGGAAACTACTGGACCTTGGATCCAAACTGTGAGAAGATGTTTGACAACGGAAACTTCCGCAGAAAACGGAAACGCAGGTCTGACACAAGCGCAGGAGCAACCGGGAACAGTAAAGGCGAGGATGGGCGACCTCTTCCTGGAATCAAGAGCTCCGAAAGCCCGAACCTTGTCGGACCATCATCCCCGGACATGGAACCGGTCAATGAGCCTCATAAGAGCTCATCTCCTCCAAGTCTCGGTGCAGCTCCGTGCTTCAACAACTTCTTCAACAGTATGTCAAGCCTTGCAACGATGCCTCCCGGTAGACAGGGCTCTCTCGGGTTGGTGAACGAGATCTCGAGTCGGCACATCACTGCGCTGAGCCCCTATCACGCCAGCGCGGCTCCTGAAACTGGAACGAGCACGGAGCATTCCGACAATGCACACGTGAACCGCGGAGTGTACTACAACTCTTTCCCAAGCACTGGCGGTGGTGGAGGACAAAGCACACAGTTTAACGGGCACTTTTATAACAGCTTCAGTGTCAACAGTCTCATATACCCCCGCGATGGCACGGAGCTATAA